AAAGAGTTTATTATTTCAATGATTTCAAATAATCGAGATCAAGATGAAATTTTAGAATTGATAGATACACAGGATCTATACAAATTTATTGGTAATATTTTTGTTTCTACTTTTCGTAATGATGTTGCTATTTATCAATTTTATAAAGGTACACCATCACAGGATTTTGTTCAATATGCAGAAACTAAAATTGAAAATCAAGTAAAAGATAAATTTAGTGATTATGTTTATAATATTGCTGAAACATTAACAAGAGATTTTGTACAAATAACTTATAAAGCAAGTGCAAATGAATTTGATAAATTATCTACATTTATTACTGGAATAAATGAAGAAGGAACAAGTCTTGATTATGTAGTTGATGCTGTTTCATTAAAAAGTATAAATGATAAATTTATTGATTTAGAAAAATTTGATAATTATATTGTCAATGGAATGAAAGCTCAAAAAGCTGATGAATATATCAAAAAAATATCACCTGAAATTCTTCAAAATTCTTATTTAATTGATAAGAATTTGGAAATTACAGATTCATTGAAGAAAAATTTAAAAAGAGTAGATTTAAGTGCTAGTGAAAAAGAAAAAATTAATTCAGAATTAGAAGAAATAATAAATAACATAAAAAAAATATATAAAAAGAATAATTTAATTATTAAAAATAATGTTGATGAATTATATCCAGTCTTTTTAGATGAAAAATGAGCACAAATTCATAATGGTTCACAAAATAGAAATAAATATTTTGGAAAATTTATTACAAAATCAAATGGATTTGTTAAAGATATGTTGATTAAAGAAAAAGTGGATATGCATTTTTATGACAAAGATTTAAATGAAATTCATGATGATACTATTAGATTAAAAGATTGAGATGGTAATAAAATAACATCAAGGCCAAAAGCATTCTTTGTTTCACAAATATTAAATTTTGGTGCAGGTAATAGAAATATTTCTGGAATTTTTAGAAAAAAATCAAATGATGCTGTTGCACTATATGGATTTATGAAAAATGAAGATGCAAAAAAAATTAAATATATTAAATTTTATGATGAATTTACTAAAAAACCAATTTATATAAAATTTAACACAGAAAAAACAAATAATTTATTTTATCTAAAAAAACAAAGTGATTTAAAATCTAAAGTAACTCTAGAAGATTTAGGGTATACTACATGAATAAGTGATTATGTAATTATGGGAAAATATCGTGATGGGCATTTAAAACCAAAACATAAGTATACTATTGAATTTGTAGATGAAAATTATAATCTTGTAACTAAAGCTATTTTAGGAGACTTAGAAGCTGTAACTGAAAATGGTAAAACATCAGACCAAGCTCCAATTCAAATTTTTAAAGATAAAAATAATAACAATGCTACTACTATTCAAATTAATCATCAATTTAGAGTTTCTAATTAAGAAAGGAGAAAAAAATGTGAAAAAAGAAATTTAAATTTAGAAATTTTTTACTATTTTTAGCTTTCAACTCAATTTCTTTAAGTGCATTTTTGTCAATTGCTTGTGAAAATAAGGAAAAAACAAAAAATACTGAAAATTATAATTATGATTTTGGTTTAGTTGCTCCTCCTATTAATAGTTTGAATTATATAAAATACGAATCTACTTCTAAGGTTTTACCTTCTTTAGTAGAACCATTTACAAAAACTGGACCTATTGAAGATTTAAAATCTATTTTGCATCCTCCTAAATATATAATTCGTATAGCGAACACAAGTGCATCTGTTGATGAAAAAGGTGAGAAAAGTTCTAATTTTGATATTTTTTATAAAAAATCTAAAGATGAAATATCAAAAGATTGAACAAAAACTATTTCTAGTAGTTTTTATTCTGCGCATGATTGAGAATTATTAGGAGGTCTTGGTAGAGCTAGTCAAGATAGTCAAGAAACATCATCTTTTTATTTCTTTCCCAATCCAAAAAATCCTACTAATGTTATGGCTTATACAGCTTTTTTAGGTGAAAAAAACAATTTTTGAAGTAATGGCGATGTAATTGAAGCTAAGGATTTACGCGATTATTTTGAATATATATTAGATTTAAATGTTGGTTCACAAAAAAAAGAAAAAATAAGAAAATTAGGAATTAGAAGCGCAGATGAATTTATTCAAGCACAAAATGATTATGTATCCAAGTTTAGTACACTTTATAAAAATCCTTGAGGAAGAAGAAAATACATTAAAAATGAATTTGGAGACTATATACAAGATCCAGATGAATTAGTTTGACAATCACAAATAAAAGGTGATGAAGAATATGTAAAAAAAATTAAAGATGCTGCTTTAAGATTTGGTTTTTATACAGGTCAATTATTTTTAGATTATACAAATGAAGAAATTGAAAATAATTTAAAATACAATCCTAATTTCGATCTCCAAAATAACAATACACAAGTTTTTAAAATTTTATTACCAAATAAAAAAGGTGAAAAACCAGAAGATTTTAAAATAGTGAAAATTATTAAAAATCCTTATTTAAATCCATATCAAGAATTTGTACATGATAAAAAAGAGCATAAAATCATTGCTAAACAAAAAATATTTGCAAATTCAGAAAATAGCTTTACATTAATTTATGATGAAAACAAAACACTTCGTCCTTTTTCTGTTATTCATCAAACTAATTCATTTTTCCCTGTTAATAGAAAATTTATCGAAGCTGAAGTGGGGAATATTGAAAAATTTGGAATTAGTTATGAAACATTTTTAACTACTGGCCCATTTAAATTAGAAAAAGATTTAATTTTAGGACCTAATGGTTATTTAAAATTAACTAAAAATTTAGATTATTTTGATGCTTCAAGTACTATACCAAATAAAATAAAAATTTTATTTTCAACTGATGTAAATGTTTCTAATATTCTTTTTGAAGATGGGGTAATTTCTCATACATACACATCAGCAAATAAAATTTTAAAATATTATTCAGACCCTAAAACCAGAGAATTTTTAAAGAAAAATGGTGGTTATGGAACAATTGCTTTTTCATTTAATTTAGATGATGAAACAAATAAAAATATTTATTTAAAAGATCCCAATTTAAGAAAAGCAATTCAATTATTATTAAATAGAACAGAAGCGATTAAATATGTTGGTTGAGATTTCTCACTTCCAACCACATTATGAACAGCATATGGTCAAAACACTTCTGATGATGGAAAAAATTTAGAAACTTTCTATGAAGGATTAAAATTCAAGGAAAAAAATAATGTTGAAAGAGAATTATTGGATATTAATTTTTTAAAGCATACAGGTAAAAGTTTTAATTTAGAATATACTTATTTATCAGATAATATGTATGATCCAAAAACTGCCGGATATTATTTAAAAGAATTCCAAAAAAATCACCCTGATGTTAAAGAAGTTAAAATTGAATATCTTAATAATTCAACTGAAGAGCAAAAAAAAGCTGGTTTATTTTTACAAGAACAAGTAAGAAAAGGGCTCAAAGAAATTGGTATGAATGATTTCATCACATTTGAGCTTAAATCATTGCCAGAGAACACTTACGCATCTTTTGTTGATGAAGGTAAATTTGAAATTATCTATAAAAATTACGATTATCTTGGTGGTGCTTCACCTGAAGATTATATTGCTGTGTTTTTTGAAAGCGATGAAATTAATAAAATGTCCCAAAAAAATATAGGATTTAAAATTAATCCAGTTGGGAGTTTCACTTATGAAACATATGTAGCTGATTTATTTTTTGAAAAACTTAAAATTAACAATAAAAGTATTACAAAACAAAAAATTTTAGAGCCACACATTAAGGCAATTGAATATTTTATTGAAAAAAATAATTTTAAAAATAAAGTGGTTGAAGCTCAAAAACAAAATTCAGATTCTAAATATTCATCACTTTCTAAAGATATCACAAATAATTTAATGTCTAAAATAAGTGAGATTTTAAAATACTTAGAATCAAAAGATGATCTTACAAGTGAACAATTAGAAAAATTATATACTAAAGATTTTCTAACTTATCTAGTGGAATATAATATTTTAAATCGGGCTGAAAAAAATAAAATTCAAAGTAAAGTAAACAAATTATTTAGAATTTATATTTTAGAAAAATATGGAGTTAAAGAAATAGCTAACAGAACAAGAGATACTGCAACAAGATTGATGTTTGAACAATTTATTGAAAGTTATGATGATGATCCAAATTTAAAAAATACATTAAATTATTGAGATAAATTTGTTGAATTAGCATTTAAAAGGCAAAATGAAGATTCAATTTCTTATAACTCTCGTATTAAATCATTTTTTACCTCTAACTTTACAGACAAAGAGATAGAAGATGGTTGAGAAACCATTTGATTATACCCATTTATAGGTTCATATGAAAAAGTTATTAAAGATAGCGCTATTGTACTTCCATTAATGGAAGTGGATACTAACTGAGAAATATCAAGAATAACTGGTGTAAGTAGCTTATATACTTATGCACTTCAATATGCATATGATTATACAAAACCACCTAGACCAGGTTTACCAAGAAAAAGGAAAAATTAGTTATGAAATTAAAAAAGAAAAAAATTAATAATGTAAATTATTATTATGATGAAAATAAAGTTTATTTTTCAGCAAAAAGAGTAGAAGAAAGAACATTAAAAGAAAAACTTTTATCTTTAAATTCACCTTTGTTAAATTTTTGATGAAAAATCTTTAAAATTATTTTAGAGTTTTTTATAATTGCTGTGATTGTTATTACGATTACATTTTTCTTGATAAACATTGTTCCTGGTTCTAATACTATAACTGCTGGATTAGATGAAAGTCAAAAAAATGCAATTGAAACTAAATATGGTCTTAATTTGCCTTTATGACAAAGATATTTTAATTATTTAGGCGGGGTTTTTAAAGGACAATTTGGAATATCACTTTCATTATTTCCTGGACAAGAAATTAATGATTTTATTTGAGTTAGATTTTATAAATCATTTTTAATAGGTATTTTTTCTGTTTTAATAACTGTTAGTGTTGGGATTTCTATTGGTGTTTGAGTTGGTAAAAATCCTGGTGGTTTTTTAGATAATATTTCAACATTTTTAGTAAGTATTTTTTCTTCAATTCCTTCTATTATTTTTGCTTTGATTCTTGTGTTTATAGGTAGAGTTGTTAATTTACCATATATTTTTGAAGAGAAAAATTTATTAACTTATATATTACCAGGTCTGGCTTTATCATTAGGAAGTATTATTGTTTATATCAAATATATTCGTACAGAATTAAATCGAGAAATTAATTCGGTGCATGCTAAATTTGCTTATTTAAAAGGTGTTTCAAGAAATAAATTTGTATGAAAACATGCACTTAAACCTTCGCTTTTTCCAATTGCAACATTTTTCCCTGCTGTTATATTTGGTTCATTTATTGGAAGTATTTTTATTGAACAAATATTTTTTATTAGTGGATCAGGTGCAACTTTTTTAGAAGCTATTCAAACAAAAGATTATAATGTTATTTTGTTTTTAATTATTATTTTTTCAATGTTAACTGTTCTTTCATATGCAACAAGAGATATTTTATATGAATTAATCGATCCAAGAATTAGGAGAAAATCTAAATAATGAAGTTTTTTAATAAACATAAAAATGATTTAAATGAACAAAATGACTTTAATAATAAGAATTCATTTAAAAATGCACCTAATAAAATTTTGCAACCTTTTCAATATCAAGCGTGAAAAATTGTTGGTCAAATTTTTGATTCGAATTTAAGCAATCAATTAAAACCTGAAATTAAACCATATAAAGAATTTATTTCTCGTTATTCAAGAAGTTTTTTTGGTGTTTTTGGTTTTACACTTTTATTAATTATTATTTTACTAGGTTTAATTATTCCATTTTTTACTAAAGATCCTTTAGTAGACAATGTTAATGATAGGTATTTAACTTTTAATCAATATGATATAAATGAAAATTATCACTTTTTCGGAACTGATTCACTAGGAAGAGATTTTTGAGCTCGTTTATGACATGGTTTA
This Mesomycoplasma neurolyticum DNA region includes the following protein-coding sequences:
- a CDS encoding ABC transporter permease, which codes for MKLKKKKINNVNYYYDENKVYFSAKRVEERTLKEKLLSLNSPLLNFWWKIFKIILEFFIIAVIVITITFFLINIVPGSNTITAGLDESQKNAIETKYGLNLPLWQRYFNYLGGVFKGQFGISLSLFPGQEINDFIWVRFYKSFLIGIFSVLITVSVGISIGVWVGKNPGGFLDNISTFLVSIFSSIPSIIFALILVFIGRVVNLPYIFEEKNLLTYILPGLALSLGSIIVYIKYIRTELNREINSVHAKFAYLKGVSRNKFVWKHALKPSLFPIATFFPAVIFGSFIGSIFIEQIFFISGSGATFLEAIQTKDYNVILFLIIIFSMLTVLSYATRDILYELIDPRIRRKSK
- a CDS encoding ABC transporter substrate-binding protein → MWKKKFKFRNFLLFLAFNSISLSAFLSIACENKEKTKNTENYNYDFGLVAPPINSLNYIKYESTSKVLPSLVEPFTKTGPIEDLKSILHPPKYIIRIANTSASVDEKGEKSSNFDIFYKKSKDEISKDWTKTISSSFYSAHDWELLGGLGRASQDSQETSSFYFFPNPKNPTNVMAYTAFLGEKNNFWSNGDVIEAKDLRDYFEYILDLNVGSQKKEKIRKLGIRSADEFIQAQNDYVSKFSTLYKNPWGRRKYIKNEFGDYIQDPDELVWQSQIKGDEEYVKKIKDAALRFGFYTGQLFLDYTNEEIENNLKYNPNFDLQNNNTQVFKILLPNKKGEKPEDFKIVKIIKNPYLNPYQEFVHDKKEHKIIAKQKIFANSENSFTLIYDENKTLRPFSVIHQTNSFFPVNRKFIEAEVGNIEKFGISYETFLTTGPFKLEKDLILGPNGYLKLTKNLDYFDASSTIPNKIKILFSTDVNVSNILFEDGVISHTYTSANKILKYYSDPKTREFLKKNGGYGTIAFSFNLDDETNKNIYLKDPNLRKAIQLLLNRTEAIKYVGWDFSLPTTLWTAYGQNTSDDGKNLETFYEGLKFKEKNNVERELLDINFLKHTGKSFNLEYTYLSDNMYDPKTAGYYLKEFQKNHPDVKEVKIEYLNNSTEEQKKAGLFLQEQVRKGLKEIGMNDFITFELKSLPENTYASFVDEGKFEIIYKNYDYLGGASPEDYIAVFFESDEINKMSQKNIGFKINPVGSFTYETYVADLFFEKLKINNKSITKQKILEPHIKAIEYFIEKNNFKNKVVEAQKQNSDSKYSSLSKDITNNLMSKISEILKYLESKDDLTSEQLEKLYTKDFLTYLVEYNILNRAEKNKIQSKVNKLFRIYILEKYGVKEIANRTRDTATRLMFEQFIESYDDDPNLKNTLNYWDKFVELAFKRQNEDSISYNSRIKSFFTSNFTDKEIEDGWETIWLYPFIGSYEKVIKDSAIVLPLMEVDTNWEISRITGVSSLYTYALQYAYDYTKPPRPGLPRKRKN